A DNA window from Turicibacter sp. TJ11 contains the following coding sequences:
- a CDS encoding IS630 family transposase, with translation MFQDESSIRDYQSLVNNWFPKGKQRIIPTYGNNKSVKLIGILNYETGHVYVQEEERYTADIFLEFLKKVLKQYPTGKIVMILDNARIHHAKLIQPFLNEHKNRLRLIFLPPYSPELNLIEGLWKWLKQSVIHNVFVTIQLPSKRIPFLGDFVNDM, from the coding sequence TTGTTTCAAGATGAAAGTTCTATCAGAGATTATCAATCATTAGTCAACAATTGGTTTCCTAAAGGAAAACAACGGATTATTCCTACTTACGGAAATAATAAAAGTGTCAAATTAATAGGAATCCTTAACTATGAGACAGGTCATGTTTATGTCCAGGAGGAAGAACGTTATACAGCAGATATCTTTTTAGAATTCCTCAAAAAAGTACTGAAACAATATCCAACGGGAAAGATTGTCATGATTTTAGATAACGCAAGAATTCATCACGCTAAACTCATCCAACCTTTTTTAAACGAACACAAAAATAGATTAAGGTTAATCTTTTTACCACCATATAGTCCAGAATTAAACTTAATTGAAGGATTATGGAAATGGTTAAAACAATCTGTGATTCATAACGTCTTTGTAACTATTCAGCTACCAAGTAAACGAATTCCGTTTCTTGGTGATTTTGTTAATGATATGTAG
- a CDS encoding IS630 family transposase codes for MNQTELKLIETAMRETSSKQLYTRYQVIYLHLQGYKNVEIAKIVPFTAQTIGTHVRNYKKYGLEGLNPRPKSGCPKKLSPEQEAELIHTLIHKMPADVGIEPYMTWDCKLLCIWVKQTFGISFSKGGMRDMLLRLGFSYTRPTYSLARASQEKQEGFKQEFEQLKNFDSWRD; via the coding sequence ATGAATCAGACAGAATTAAAATTAATTGAAACAGCGATGCGTGAAACATCATCGAAACAACTTTATACTCGTTATCAAGTCATCTATTTACACTTACAAGGATATAAAAATGTAGAAATCGCTAAGATAGTTCCCTTCACTGCTCAGACCATCGGAACACATGTTAGAAATTATAAAAAATATGGACTTGAGGGATTAAACCCACGCCCAAAATCAGGCTGCCCGAAGAAACTTTCACCTGAGCAAGAAGCTGAGTTAATCCATACCCTCATCCATAAAATGCCCGCTGATGTTGGGATTGAACCGTACATGACTTGGGATTGTAAGCTATTATGCATCTGGGTGAAGCAAACCTTTGGAATTTCATTCTCTAAAGGTGGAATGCGTGACATGTTGTTACGCTTAGGTTTTAGCTACACACGCCCGACTTACTCATTAGCGAGAGCGAGTCAAGAAAAACAAGAGGGATTTAAACAGGAATTTGAACAATTAAAAAATTTTGATTCGTGGAGAGATTGA
- a CDS encoding flippase codes for MRAIKLLKNFIYNISYQILTLILPLITAPYLSRVLGVEGIGEYSFTYANTQYFVLFGMLGITMYGSKCIAQSNLDSKKVEKTFWQIYFLQFIFCLISYLLFIATLGIKSSLYFAHSFLVLAALFDISWLYIGIENFKKVVIRNTLIKVIGILLIFILVKNSEDLVLYAYILSLSMLIGQISMWIDFGKSIKFVKPNRDDIIKHLKPTLLLFLPQIASSVYVLLDRTMLGVMNTSADVGVYDQGQKIIRLAVTLIGAISSVMMPRIANMMVTSDEKTMKKVIEKSALFISVISFGLTFGIVGVAKNFVPWFFGEGFQEVTTVFYYSAWIIIAIGGANLFAIQYLIPTNQQNKYTISVCIAAVVNIVLNFILLPRYSYIGASIATVAAEFTGVFIQMYFVKNQLNMKEILSKIPYIFICALIMYIVINAIGCLLPNTILTTFIQVLVGGIIYIVLLFVSKTIKITDIKLSV; via the coding sequence GTGAGAGCAATTAAATTACTAAAAAATTTTATTTATAATATTAGTTATCAGATTTTAACATTAATTTTACCATTAATTACAGCACCTTATTTATCGCGTGTGCTTGGAGTTGAAGGAATAGGGGAATATTCATTTACTTATGCAAACACTCAATATTTTGTATTATTCGGAATGCTTGGAATTACTATGTATGGGAGTAAGTGTATTGCACAATCAAATTTAGATTCAAAAAAGGTAGAAAAAACATTTTGGCAGATTTATTTTTTACAATTCATATTTTGTTTAATTAGTTATCTCTTATTTATAGCGACACTTGGAATAAAGAGTAGCTTATATTTTGCACACTCGTTTTTAGTATTAGCAGCATTATTTGATATTTCATGGCTATATATTGGAATTGAAAATTTTAAAAAAGTAGTTATAAGAAATACCTTAATAAAAGTTATTGGAATTTTATTAATATTTATTTTAGTTAAGAATAGTGAGGATTTAGTTTTATATGCCTATATACTTTCTCTTTCAATGTTAATTGGACAAATTTCAATGTGGATAGATTTCGGGAAAAGTATAAAGTTTGTTAAACCTAATCGAGATGATATTATTAAACATCTAAAGCCCACTCTTCTATTGTTTTTACCTCAAATTGCAAGTAGTGTCTATGTTCTTTTAGATCGTACAATGTTAGGAGTAATGAATACATCAGCTGATGTTGGTGTATATGATCAAGGACAGAAGATTATACGTTTGGCTGTCACACTAATAGGAGCTATTAGTAGTGTTATGATGCCTAGAATTGCTAATATGATGGTAACTAGTGATGAGAAAACAATGAAGAAAGTCATCGAAAAAAGTGCTTTATTTATTTCGGTTATTAGTTTTGGACTTACATTTGGTATAGTAGGAGTTGCTAAAAATTTTGTACCATGGTTTTTTGGTGAAGGGTTTCAAGAGGTAACAACTGTATTTTATTATTCAGCTTGGATTATAATTGCTATTGGTGGTGCCAATTTATTTGCTATTCAATACCTTATTCCAACTAATCAACAAAATAAATATACTATTTCTGTATGTATTGCAGCTGTTGTTAATATAGTATTAAATTTTATATTGTTACCTAGATATAGTTACATTGGAGCTTCTATTGCAACGGTGGCAGCAGAGTTTACAGGGGTTTTTATTCAAATGTATTTTGTTAAGAATCAATTAAATATGAAAGAAATTTTATCAAAAATTCCATACATATTTATTTGTGCACTAATTATGTATATTGTAATTAATGCTATTGGATGTTTATTACCTAATACAATCCTTACTACATTTATTCAAGTTCTGGTAGGTGGAATTATATATATTGTTTTATTGTTTGTAAGTAAAACAATTAAGATAACAGATATCAAGTTAAGTGTATAG